GACGATCCTCATCCCGCTCGGGATCGTTCTCTTGATCTATCCGCTGGCGGTACTGGCGGACCTGCTGGGGATGCAGGGGGACATGTTCGGACTCGCGTCGGGACTGGTGGGGCTGTATCTGCTCTCGCGCGGACTGGGGCTGGAAGACCGCGTCGACGGCGCGATCGACCGCGTCCTCTCGGGACTGTACGCCGGCCGGGTCACGCTGGTCACGTATCTCGTCGCCGGCGTGCTGTTTTTGATCGGCAGCGCCACCGGCTACCAGACCCTCGAAACGGTGCAGGCCGACGGCACGCCACTGGACATCCTCGAAGTGATCGCCGCGGTCATCTCGGGGGCGATCCCGTGGTTCGCGGCCGCGGGCGTCACGAGTAGCCTCGGCCGGGTCACCGACGAGTACCTCTCGGGGCGCTTCGAGTGGCGCTACCTCAACGCGCCCTTTTACGTCCTGGCGATCGCGGGCATCCTCCACGCAGTCTCGGTGTACTTCCTCGGCTACGACTACGCCGACCTGTCGTATCTCGCGCTGATGCTCACCGCGGGAACGCTGCTCGGACTGGCGAGCACCCTGGCCTTCGCCGTCGCCGAATCCCGCCTCGGCAAGCGCGGCAAACCCGCCTGATCTGGTGTCTCGGCCGCGTCACTTCGTAATCTGATCGAGCGGCACGAGTCTGTGTTCGAGCATCGGCTTGGTGTAGCCCGACGATTCGTTCGTCATCCCGGCCGTGTAGACCGTGACTTTCTGCTGGAGGACGTGTGGTTCGCCCTGCTTGTTCTTGATGACGTCGACCGAGCGCCAGGCTTCCTCTTCCATGGCCGTCGCGTACAGCGGCCACGAGTATAAGTCTCGGCCGTCCCGTGCGTAGCTTACTCGTACCTCCGGGCTCCAAGGGTGGACATGCTCGAACTGCACGTCGCCTTCCTGCTGGTGGTGGTCGGGACTGAGGCCTTCTTCAGCGGGCTCTCGATCCTGAACGTCCGCTACGGCGCCCAGACCGTGGCCGAGCGTTCGGAGTGGGTACGCGACCGTCTCGGAATCGAAGACACCGACAGGCTGCTGGACTATCAACGAGCGGGGACCGGACTCTCGCTGTTGCAGTCGTGGCTGAGCATCGCGTTCGTCCTCCTCGTACTGTATTCGGGACTGTTCGGCGACGCCGTCGCCTGGATCGAGTCACTCTCGCTCCCGCCGCTCGTTCAGGGAACCGTCTTCTTCGTCGGCCTCGTCGCCGCCGTTCGGATCGCTGGAATCCCCTTCTCGCTGTACGAGACGTTCGTCGTCGAGGAGCAGTTCGACTTCAATCAGCAGTCCCCGAAACTCTGGCTCCGGGATTTCGTCGTCGGGACTGTCGTCGCGCTCGTGCTGACGGCACTCGTCGCGGGGGGCGTTCTCCTGGCGTTCGAAATCCTGCCCAATCTCTGGTGGGTCGCTGCCTGGGGGCTCTTTATCGCCTTCTCGCTCGCTATGTTGGTACTCTACCCGCGGGTGATCGCACCGCTGTTCTACGACTTCGAACCGATCGACTCCGGGGAGTTGCGGGAGTCCGTCGACGACGTCTTCGAGCGCGCGGGCTTCTCGTGTGAGCAGGTCTACGAGATGGACGCCTCCAGCCGCTCGGGCCACTCCAACGCCTACTTCATCGGGTTCGGCCGGACCAAGCGCGTCGTGCTGTTCGACACGCTGATCGAGCAGATGGACCGCCCGCAGATCGAGAGCGTCCTCGCCCACGAACTGGCCCACTGGAAGAAATCACACATCTGGAAGCAGATGGCCAGTTCGTTCCTGCGGATCGGGATCGTCCTCGCCATCTTCTCGGTGCTGCTCGAACAGGCCTGGCTCTACGACCTGTTCGGCGTGCCCGCTACTCCCTACGCAGGGCTCGTGCTGGGCGCGCTGTGGGTCATGCCACTGTTGCGGTTCACGGCGCCGCTGGAGAACAAACTCTCGCTGAAACACGAGCGCGAGGCCGACAGCTTCGCCGTCGAGGTGATGGGTGGCGGTGGCCCGATGGCGAACGCGCTGGCGAACCTGACCAGCGAGAATCTCGCAAACCCCTTCCCGCATCCACTCTACGCGACCTTCCACTACACGCATCCGCCGATCCCCGAGCGGATTCGTTACGTCGAAGGCGAGAGCGACGCGAGCGACAGCGACGTGGACCGCAAGGACGGGGGTTCGGGCCAGCCAGCCTGAATCCACTGGGCTGACCTGACGCCACCACGGCCGGCGTGACGCGACTCGATCGGCCGGTGGTTTAACGCCGCTCGCCACCGTACCCTGCTCGCAATGGACGTCCCTCCCCGCGCGATCAAAGCGGCCAAAGTGACTGCTGTCGCGCTCGTCGCGCTCGTCGTGTTACTCGGTATTCTCGTCGCCACGGGCGTGCTCGCTGCACCCACCGTCGAAACAATCGACAACGGCTGGGGCGAGGTCACCGACGACGCGACCCAGATCGAGACACAGGTCGTCGTCGACAACCCCAATCCGATCCCCGTCCCCGGGATCATCGACGTCTCCTACACCGCGTCGCTGAACGACGTCACGCTCACGCAGAACACCCGCTCCGGGATCGGCCTCTCGCCGGGGACCAACACGCTCAGACTCTCCTCGGCGATCCCCAACGACAGGATCGCCGACTGGTGGGTCACCCACGTCAACAACGGCGAAAGCTCGACGCTCAGTATCGACCCGAAAGTGAGCGGCCCCGGCTTCAGCCAGTCGCTCGCGGGGCGGACGACGCAGATCGAGACCGACCTTCTGTCGTCGTTCGGCGGCCAGGGCGCAGAGACGGTGCGCGTCGACGGCGAGCCGTTCGTCGTCCTCAGCGACCAGCAGGCCAGCTGGGGCGAGGCCACGGCCGAGACGACGCCGCTAACGTTCACGACGACGGTCGAAAACGTACACGACTATCCGGTCACCTTGGACGGTGTCGAGTACGTCGTCAGCATGAACGACGTCACGCTGGGGTCGGGGCAGACGACCGACGGCGTCGAGATCGAGCCGGGCGAGTCGGGAGCGCTGACCGTCGACGCGTCGCTGAACACCTCGGCCTTCGCCGACTGGTGGCCGACGCACGTCCTGAACAACGAGACGAGTCAAATGGAGGTTCAGCTGTACGGGATCGTCGAGCGCGACGGCGAGCGAACGCGTGTGCCGCTGACGCTCTACCAGCAGCGTCTGGAGTTCGAGACTGACCTGCTCGGCGACGGCGCGACTAGCGTCGAATCGCTGCCGAGCGAGCGCGAGGACGTGACCGTGCCGACCGTGGCCGAGACTGAACGACGCTGGGGCGAGATCAGCGCCAGCACCGCAGAAGTCGTCACGACGGTCGAATTCGCCGACACGACCGATCTCTCGAAACTCCGTGCGGTGACCTCGCTCGTCGTCGATCGCTCGACGTCGATCAACGGCGTGACTGTCCTCGACAGCACGACGACGCGCGGCTTGCCCCCGGCGGGCGAGGCGCTAACGATGACCAGTGAGATGGACAACGACGCCTTCGCAGACTGGTGGGTCCGCCACGTCAACGACGGCGAAACGTCGGCGGTCGTCACCGACGCCAGCGCCACCGTCGACGTGGGAATCACGAAGTTCGACCGCCCCCTCAGCGACGAGCAGACGCAGTTCGAGACCGACATCCTGGGCGCCGTCGGGAGCGACGGGTCCCAGACGGTAACCGTCGCCAACGAGACGATCGCCGAACTCGGTTCTCAGGAGGCCGCCTGGGGCACTGCGGACGCCGAGACGACGCCCTTCATCTTCTCGACGGCCGTCGAGAACCGCCACGACAGCCCCCTGGAGTTTGCGGACTTCCAGTATACCGTCGAGATGAACGGTGTCACGGTCGCCAACGGCACAGACGGCGAGGCGCTGACGGTCCAGCCGGAC
The Halapricum salinum genome window above contains:
- a CDS encoding DUF373 family protein, whose translation is MLLVLCIDLDDDIGRKTGIETPVVGRQHVEDAAVEFATADPEDSDLNVLFEGLHIYDDLQEDGETVEIAAITGLEGSDVAANRAVGEELDEVLARLSTGEDVRALLVTDGAQDESVVPVIRSRVRIDGVRRVVVRQAQDLESMYYTIKQVLNDPETRGTILIPLGIVLLIYPLAVLADLLGMQGDMFGLASGLVGLYLLSRGLGLEDRVDGAIDRVLSGLYAGRVTLVTYLVAGVLFLIGSATGYQTLETVQADGTPLDILEVIAAVISGAIPWFAAAGVTSSLGRVTDEYLSGRFEWRYLNAPFYVLAIAGILHAVSVYFLGYDYADLSYLALMLTAGTLLGLASTLAFAVAESRLGKRGKPA
- a CDS encoding M48 family metallopeptidase, with translation MLELHVAFLLVVVGTEAFFSGLSILNVRYGAQTVAERSEWVRDRLGIEDTDRLLDYQRAGTGLSLLQSWLSIAFVLLVLYSGLFGDAVAWIESLSLPPLVQGTVFFVGLVAAVRIAGIPFSLYETFVVEEQFDFNQQSPKLWLRDFVVGTVVALVLTALVAGGVLLAFEILPNLWWVAAWGLFIAFSLAMLVLYPRVIAPLFYDFEPIDSGELRESVDDVFERAGFSCEQVYEMDASSRSGHSNAYFIGFGRTKRVVLFDTLIEQMDRPQIESVLAHELAHWKKSHIWKQMASSFLRIGIVLAIFSVLLEQAWLYDLFGVPATPYAGLVLGALWVMPLLRFTAPLENKLSLKHEREADSFAVEVMGGGGPMANALANLTSENLANPFPHPLYATFHYTHPPIPERIRYVEGESDASDSDVDRKDGGSGQPA
- a CDS encoding LEA type 2 family protein, encoding MDVPPRAIKAAKVTAVALVALVVLLGILVATGVLAAPTVETIDNGWGEVTDDATQIETQVVVDNPNPIPVPGIIDVSYTASLNDVTLTQNTRSGIGLSPGTNTLRLSSAIPNDRIADWWVTHVNNGESSTLSIDPKVSGPGFSQSLAGRTTQIETDLLSSFGGQGAETVRVDGEPFVVLSDQQASWGEATAETTPLTFTTTVENVHDYPVTLDGVEYVVSMNDVTLGSGQTTDGVEIEPGESGALTVDASLNTSAFADWWPTHVLNNETSQMEVQLYGIVERDGERTRVPLTLYQQRLEFETDLLGDGATSVESLPSEREDVTVPTVAETERRWGEISASTAEVVTTVEFADTTDLSKLRAVTSLVVDRSTSINGVTVLDSTTTRGLPPAGEALTMTSEMDNDAFADWWVRHVNDGETSAVVTDASATVDVGITKFDRPLSDEQTQFETDILGAVGSDGSQTVTVANETIAELGSQEAAWGTADAETTPFIFSTAVENRHDSPLEFADFQYTVEMNGVTVANGTDGEALTVQPDETRDLDVRVPLSTPKLSDWWVTHLRNDERSNVSVRLYGIVERDGQRERVPIALVEDRFRLTTDLLGDGSSSVDALPTDRPTIERPSVQNTTRRWGDVTEQTTDVETDVTVFNPNGPVVNDFIRFRMASETSINGVVFGSGERTEDRLAEGTNLVNYTSVLDNEQVPAWWARHLNDGESSTVRTTTTTTVDAGFTTLSVPTENRTSTFETDLLAGLNSTQEQPIEQDGETFLVAESTSAAWEEATPQTAPLSAESTLRNERQFPITVERIDYTVSINEITLADGSHQEGTTILPGASETVELPMELDNSKMDKWWVTHVPEETSLLDVDATATINAAGQTRTVPLEMFSKNQTVETDILADE